One stretch of Arachis duranensis cultivar V14167 chromosome 1, aradu.V14167.gnm2.J7QH, whole genome shotgun sequence DNA includes these proteins:
- the LOC107482045 gene encoding AP2-like ethylene-responsive transcription factor ANT, whose product MKSIVENDDGGVELNNENNWLGFSLSPHHHVDSSSSSSAASVPPTSFYMNHHASHLSSYGFYYGIEPDNNNSNVSLYSGFPVMPHKSDGTLYGMEPLINRSHPQQVIGSSSTPKLENLLGGGDLMETPHHHYECSVGVAEAMPLSLDTIFHRNNNHQPHLSYYQGLLEGSNKQSTQASDNLKNWGVIEVNNNGGGELLGASSIGTMSYGGELQSLSLSMSPSSQSSCVTSSQQRVSVVGSMDATKKRGSEKVQHKHIVHRKSIDTFGQRTSQYRGVTRHRWTGRYEAHLWDNSCKKEGQSRKGRQGGYDMEEKAARAYDMAALKYWGPSTHINFPLENYQNQLEEMKNMTRQEYVAHLRRKSSGFSRGASMYRGVTRHHQHGRWQARIGRVAGNKDLYLGTFSTQEEAAEAYDIAAIKFRGVNAVTNFDITRYDVEKIMASNNLLSSELARRNKEVLVGRAGKFSNNLDNQSQESILMQISQSQPRLEAIDNVFFQEVEDPSKIYAHLHNAHASDPSSLATSLNSSREGSPENRTSLPMLSAGGVASTKLLAAAATIPVLSLPQMPVFAAWTDA is encoded by the exons atgaagaGTATAGTGGAAAATGATGATGGCGGTGTTGAGCTTAATAATGAAAACAACTGGTTGGGGTTTTCACTCTCTCCACACCATCAtgttgattcttcttcttcctcttctgctGCTTCTGTTCCTCCAACAAGCTTCTACATGAACCACCATGCTTCTCATCTTAGCAGCTATGGATTCTACTACGGAATTGAACCTGACAACAATAATAGTAACGTTAGCCTGTATTCTGGTTTTCCAGTTATGCCCCATAAATCTGATGGCACCCTCTACGGAATGGAGCCTCTCATCAACAGGTCACACCCACAACAAG TGATTGGTTCAAGTTCAACGCCAAAACTGGAGAATTTGTTAGGTGGCGGCGATTTGATGGAGACACCTCATCATCACTATGAATGTAGTGTAGGTGTAGCGGAAGCAATGCCTCTCAGCCTGGACACCATTTTTCACAGAAACAACAACCACCAACCACACTTGTCATACTACCAGGGGCTTCTAGAAGGTTCCAACAAGCAAAGTACGCAAGCTTCAGACAATCTCAAGAACTGGGGGGTGATTGAGGTGAATAATAATGGAGGTGGTGAATTATTAGGAGCTTCTTCAATTGGAACAATGAGTTATGGGGGGGAGTTGCAGTCTTTGAGCTTGTCAATGAGTCCGAGCTCGCAATCGAGCTGCGTCACGAGTTCGCAGCAGCGTGTGAGTGTTGTTGGCAGCATGGATGCAACAAAGAAGAGGGGTTCTGAAAAGGTTCAACACAAGCATATTGTTCATAGAAAATCCATTGACACGTTTGGCCAAAGAACCTCACAGTATAGAGGTGTAACAAG GCATAGATGGACTGGTAGATATGAAGCACATCTATGGGACAATAGCTGCAAGAAAGAAGGCCAAAGTAGGAAAGGAAGGCAAG GGGGTTATGATATGGAAGAAAAAGCTGCGAGAGCTTATGATATGGCGGCACTCAAGTACTGGGGACCCTCCACGCACATTAACTTCCCT TTGgaaaattatcaaaatcaacTTGAGGAAATGAAGAACATGACCAGACAAGAATATGTTGCTCATTTAAGAAG AAAAAGCAGCGGATTCTCAAGGGGAGCTTCAATGTACAGAGGAGTAACTAG GCATCACCAACATGGAAGGTGGCAAGCTCGAATTGGAAGGGTAGCTGGAAACAAAGATCTATATCTTGGAACCTTCA GCACACAAGAGGAAGCAGCAGAAGCTTATGACATTGCAGCCATAAAATTCAGAGGGGTTAATGCCGTAACAAACTTTGACATAACAAGATATGATGTCGAAAAAATCATGGCAAGCAACAACCTTCTAAGCAGTGAGCTAGCACGGCGGAACAAAGAGGTTCTCGTTGGCAGAGCCGGCAAGTTTAGTAACAACCTTgataaccaaagccaagaatcgATTCTAATGCAAATCAGCCAGAGCCAGCCAAGACTGGAGGCAATAGACAATGTGTTTTTTCAAGAAGTGGAGGATCCGAGCAAGATTTATGCGCATTTGCATAATGCGCATGCATCGGATCCTTCTTCGCTGGCAACGAGCTTGAACAGCTCAAGAGAAGGTAGCCCTGAAAACAGGACAAGCTTGCCAATGCTCTCTGCCGGAGGAGTAGCTTCTACCAAGCTATTGGCAGCCGCGGCAACTATTCCGGTGCTTTCTTTGCCTCAGATGCCCGTTTTTGCCGCTTGGACAGATGCTTAG
- the LOC107482384 gene encoding uncharacterized protein LOC107482384 — MEGIANIRVYYNGEVISNTHEGVTFVCECPFSFAIPYTTSFVELQNGICVNIPSHISKKVSYILYRSPVQVFGGLIQFQIMAITDDASMQRMFCIYQQTRFQVPLIELYVEFEQHTGVDEFDEEVNINEFGDIGWEEDNDDSEEEFEANYEVDDENDDGDLAGNPAVPNEAHAVISQQSFGVPSFMRTLDLEAMHAPEFPEYANMGNAAAEDGEFSVGMEFGSRESVISAIKSYTISRGVDYTVYESEPQTFYAKCKGYGAGCDWLIRASLIRKKACWEIRRYNGKHTCTMGTISQDHAKLDSDTIADAIRPLVEADPSIKVKSIIAEVQSKFNYTISYRKAWLAKQKSVAKVFGGWEVSYQTLPVWLKAMTAKMPRSRVQIKTLPVYRESEEVQGVRVLQRVFWSFYPCIVAFRHCKPLVQVDGTHLRG; from the exons ATGGAAGGTATTGCAAATATACGAGTGTATTATAACGGTGAGGTTATATCGAACACACACGAAGGAGTGACTTTTGTTTGTGAATGTCCGTTTTCATTTGCTATTCCATATACCACGAGTTTTGTGGAGTTGCAAAATGGTATTTGTGTCAACATACCAAGTCACATTTCGAAAAAGGTGAGTTATATTTTGTACAGGAGTCCTGTACAAGTATTTGGTGGGCTGATACAGTTTCAAATAATGGCTATCACTGACGATGCAAGCATGCAGAGGATGTTCTGTATTTATCAACAAACCCGATTTCAGGTGCCGCTAATAGAGCTGTACGTTGAGTTTGAACAGCATACGGGGGTGGACGAGTTTGACGAGGAGGTCAACATTAACGAGTTTGGGGATATAGGCTGGGAGGAAGATAACGACGACAGTGAAGAGGAGTTCGAAGCCAACTATGAAGTCGATGACGAAAACGATGACGGAGATCTGGCAGGCAATCCGGCGGTGCCAAATGAAGCGCATGCTGTTATAAGCCAGCAGTCGTTTGGTGTTCCGTCTTTTATGCGGACTCTTGATCTCGAAGCCATGCATGCCCCAGAATTTCCTGAGTATGCGAATATGG GCAACGCTGCGGCCGAAGATGGTGAATTCAGTGTCGGAATGGAATTTGGCTCTAGAGAGTCGGTGATATCTGCAATCAAAAGCTACACTATCTCTAGAGGAGTTGATTACACTGTGTATGAGTCTGAGCCGCAGACATTCTATGCGAAATGCAAGGGTTATGGTGCCGGGTGCGATTGGCTTATCCGAGCTAGTTTGATTCGAAAGAAAGCTTGTTGGGAGATCAGGAGATACAATGGCAAACACACGTGCACCATGGGAACTATCTCGCAAGATCATGCCAAGTTGGACTCAGACACAATTGCAGATGCCATTAGGCCGTTGGTCGAAGCAGATCCGTCCATAAAGGTGAAGTCTATTATTGCAGAAGTTCAGTCAAAGTTCAACTACACTATCAGTTACCGCaaggcttggttggcaaagcagaaATCTGTCGCAAAAGTttttggtggttgggaggtttctTACCAGACTCTGCCAGTTTGGTTGAAAGCAATGACTGCAAAGATGCCAAGGTCTCGTGTTCAAATAAAGACGCTCCCTGTTTACCGTGAGAGTGAGGAGGTACAAGGTGTAAGAGTTCTTCAACGCGTTTTTTGGAGCTTCTATCCGTGTATAGTAGCATTCCGACACTGCAAGCCACTGGTGCAGGTTGATGGGACACACCT TCGAGGGTGA